The DNA segment aaaaaaataggttTTTGGTAAGCTCTATTTAGCTGAGAATTGCTCAAGTGAAAAGGCTTCCTCCAACTAACAAATCCTGGAAGCAGTTAATACCCAgtctatcccattctttaaaaactacatcaATCAAAGAAGGGTTAAAAATAGTTAGAAAAAATAGGACTTGATAGCAAATGTCtcattaaaacaaaatattttctaaattttatccaaatcctcaaagtatgtttaactaccaaTCTGTCAGGTAGTTTATTTAAAggtaaaggaagtgaagatccaagaagagaaataatagagaaTTTATGAACAGAATTAGCTTCTATAGAAACCCAAACAGGACAGTCCTCATGGTTAATATAGTATGACCAAAATGTGAGGTTCCATATATTGCCTGCCCAGCAATAAATCAtaaaatttggtaaagctaaacctccattcttttttGCCTTTTGAAAATGAAATTGATTTTGTCTAGAAGGTTGATGTTTCCATATATAGGAAGATAGGGGAGAGTCAAGAGAATCAAAATAGGATTGAGGAATAAAGATGGGTGAGGCCTGAAAAtggtatataaatttaggtaagattcattttaatagaattgattCAGCCAATCAACGATAATGAAAGTGGCAACCATTTTGAAACTGTCCTTTTAACGTAACTCAATAGAGTGAAAAAACTTCCTTTAAACAGTAGCTTATAAATCTTAGTAATTCTTACACCAAAATAGGTTAATTGATTTCTTATAGATTTAAAAGCAAGGTTAGTATGAATGggtaccaaattattcaaaggaagaagttcactcttatgtaaatttagattatatcctgaaaattggCTGAAACAAGAAAGTAAAGAAAGCACAGAAGTTTTGACATTAGAAATATAAAGTAGTACGTCATCGGCATAGAACAAAACTTTGTGAATAATACCTCACCTTAATATCCCATTGATACCGTGAGATACTCTAAAGGCAATAGCTAAGTGTTCTAAGGCCAGATCAAAGAGCAATGGACTCAAAGGGCAACCTCaaaggaccagactggatttattaaagatTAATATTCTCATTTCCCTATTCGTCTTTTATTAAATGTCATTTATTCTCCTTCTAAAGAGACATTGGAATGTGTGACATCCTTAGATActgagaaggcctttgattggGTTGCATGGAATTATCTATTTAAAACATAAGAAAATTTAATTTTGGGTCTGATTTTATTCAATggtttaaattattttatttatatccTTCTGCTCGGGTTTTAACTAATTCTCAGAATTACAAACCATTTATCTCCAATGTTGAACTAGACAAGGTCAGGAGATATTTACATGGCATTAAGTCTATGGCACTTTAAATTAAtagtacataaaagaaaatcccagctgtaTGTCAACAAAAGCTACTtgcgtgagagtgtttcagttactgtggagccaggcacccatgcagctcaaggggaatggggaatattaccaatggagagagtcaaactgagccgaGTAACAgactggagatggcagaaatgccccatacttatagagcatcagagagtttgatggtcattccagataccaacactgtgcccagttagaagatgatttctctctccagctTGGGTTGAACCATACTGTAACAGTGTGagctcatctgaaatgttgtccttcacccactgatgaatttttaaatctttacaggttaaaaatgacaaggaatttgtctatggaAATTCAAACATAGCACCCCAGTTTTGCTGTCTcggtctagatatttaagaagtggagcaagggatttactcgatcatccttcctgctcagactgtggagagggattcacttggtcatctgaccaactggcacgcccatcattttacacaggggagaggccattcacctgctcagacagagGGAGtgcattcactcggtcatctcaactgaaggtacttcagcaagttcacactgggacaaggccattcacttgttctgtgtgtgagaaggggttcagttggtcatcccacctgtggacacacagtCAGATCACACTGGGCAAAGGTTgctcatctgctgaatttgtgggaaagtattcactcagtcatctgatctaatggcttaccagcaagttcacactggagagaggccattcacctgctcagactgtgggaagggattcactcggtcatctcacctaTTGAGACACCAGACAGTTCACACTAGGCATaggccatttacctgctcagactgtggaaagggattcactcggtcatcccatctGAAAGTACatcagttagttcacactggggaaaggccattcacctgctcagactgtgggaagggattcactcagtcatcaaaACTACAgacacacctgtccattcacactggggagaggccgttcacctgctcagaatgtgggaagggattcactcgatcatctcacCTATTGAGACACCAGACAGTTCACACTAGGCAGAGGCCatacacctgctcagaatgtgggaagggattcactcggtcatttgaactgaaggtacatcagagagttcatacttgggagaggccattcagctgctcagtctgtgggaagggattcactcggtcatccaacctgaagttacatcagcgagttcacactggagagaggccattcacctgctcagactgtgggaagggattcactcagtcatctaaactgaagttacatcagttagttcacactggggagaggccattcacctgctcagaatgtgagaagggattcattcggtcatctgacctactggtacatcagcgagttcacactggggagaggccattcacctgctcagaatgtgggaagggattcactcggtcatctgacctactgctacatcagcgagtccacactggggagaggccattcacctgctcagaatgtgggaagggattcactcggtcatctgacctactgagacaccagtcagttcacactgggtagaggctgATCACCTACTTAGACTCTGGGAGGAGATTCTCTCGGTCATCTCACCTttatgtgcatcattgagttcacactggggagaggccgttcaactgctgtgaatgtggggaaggattcactcagtaatctaaccttgtgacacactgCCGGGTTCAGACTGGAGAGAAACTTTCAATAAGCTGCATGCTGCATATTTGTTCATCACCATTGCTAAATGTAATTTCAAGAGTGACTCGTAAATTATTGCTGCTgatcaccacacccagttctgcaccctggtcactgggcatgggaggagtttcttctgctgcacatccACCTTTAATagaactggagtttaatattctggatatgAGAGAAATAAGTCAGTTTTATTTAAAACTCTGTCTCCAGTACttggtgaatttataacacacctagcGTACAGTAGAGAGCCAACTCAGGCCGGCTGGATGgtgccagtgattctgttccaggacagtcattttcattttttcaacttttttattgatttccagtaaaaaatatacaaatcagtgGAAaggtttagcaaacagataatacaaTAGACATATAAAGAGCAATAAAGaaaagtatatattgtcaaaatcagaTAGGTTTAATGTTATGCAGTTATACATACAGTATAATCAAAAAAaacacaactcctcttaacaaatcgttaaaaaaaattggaaaatttTATTTATATGCAGGAAAACAACACCAAACTAAAttggaacaaaaaaaagaaaagaaaagaaagattgggctgtccaattgaggataaaattagaagaaaaaCAAGGAGAAATGCAACCTTCCAGTCACCTCCAAACTTTCACGGATAAGGAGTTTCCCGAAAGAgaataaagtaaaaataaattaaatcatacgaaaatattgaataaagggttaccagacttgctcaaaattaaaagatgtatcaaacgtccagcttctaattttctccaagctcagATATGACATAATGAAGgtgagccaatagaaaacagtagagGATTAGATTCTTTCCAATATAACAAGACAGTACTCCTAGTCAGtgaagttgaaaaggctatcacatgcTGAGCGGAAGCAGATACTCTGCCtatttcctctggaataatcccaaaaattccTGTAAGTGAAAttgggttgaacatccacatctataactttagacaatattctaaacacatctctccaaaaattatttaagcttATACATGACCAAAACTTATGAGTTAGAGCAGCTACCTCTATGGtatatctgtcacaaatagggcttatattaggaaatatatgcaccaatttatcttggccctatgtactatcttaaactgaatagAGAGTCAATTTAGGTCTGCTGGACCCTGCCAGTGCTTCTGTCCCACGaatccttttaaatcctcccctgctGTTCACCTCGTGTTCCCCCTGTAggatgggttccaaacagtcaccactctgtgggtaaAAAGGTTCCCCTTGAATTTTCACCAGACAgttgagctgactgcagttctgtctgagatgttctttgcCCCTGAAATCTCTgagctgaggaagaatgacatttgGACTTACTCTCCTTATTCATGGCTCATTTCCACATTTTGGGTCATTTTCCGtgcttctaaagggttgttaGAAGACATCACTGttctctaaagactgaaagcagaatgcgAAAACATTGGTTGGATGTTCaaaggagcagggtcagaaaccagaggtgagtctgcacagggcagagtttggggctctggacgaTGGTCGATGTAAGAACGTATCACGAAGAGAAGGAAATCAGCAGCTGGGTGTGGCAATAAATGACAGAGTAgtaacatttggaagctgattgacagagaaaataattTGTCTGACTAATGACACAAACAATAcctgtggtgaggtgctccaCTGGTCAAGGAACGTGTGTGTTCAGAATTGTTATATCTATTGAGGgatttgcttgtttatcctgtaatattatatccggatggttattatggattttcctatctgtaataatgtatCGATTATCATATATATTGTGAGAGTTTGACTAAGTGGATCAGGCTGGAAATAATTGTACCTTAATTAGGTTAACATGGTCATTCATCCGTTtgaattttaaagcaagattttggtgaatgatatttgccacttgattgcagCTGCATAAttaatcagattgagttcaactgccgcaggatcctggaatgtgttggattgtgtctggtttctcttagTATTTTCTGCATTGATTGCCTTGTTTATATTgtatgtatttttgatttttttccccgcttttgttaaccaccttgtcctgtatttccgcaaggaatccttctgtttctgggaagaggtctccaactctcagtcaggtgctcgatATTTCCTTTTCACTATCTCATCTGctcagatcattgggatgtctcccatggagggtcatactcattccactaGTTCATgttttcttccacagtgatgatTCGTTTTTCTGAGGTAGCTTCTCATTTAAGTTTcctggtctgtatttcttatcacaATTGCATATACACATATGGAGTGCTGAATCATGTTCAAATTCAACTGTAATCCAAGATGGTGGCGCGACggagcttgcagcggccactccggagctgattatctgttatttgtgaagcggggtgccgtgcgccATCATAATCGGgtgaaaaacggacgtgggagcacggaggaacctCGGGAAATGTCCAgtaagaccttcttcgttgctgctgctgtgaggtccgggactcagctgggaagaacaggcccccagtcctcggggtcgcgttggtGGGGCCGTCTTGATACCcacggcagaggatggtgctcggagaagctgtgccggagcgGATGGTCGGAGTCTCGGAGCTTCGCCGGACAtggagtccactgcggtcaggtcgctttcactgtgtgctgtgtctgcgaggctgagtcgggcggcgccgtggaagcccatagcaggggtattcccttctgccgccggcgtgggatggcgagtctgtcgggaccctggggacttgtggaaactctgTGGTAGTTTCTGTTGaaattatagtcctttaacatctttggactacttttactgtgcccatggtctattttttttaatgaattatgctattgtttgcactgttgtaactacgtggttttgtgcaggtcttgtagctttagtttttggtcttgttttgtctggtagcTTTGGAGcttctttccggggaacgtgctaagatagtaatgcgatattaatacgcagcagcctctccggactctggattggggatttcaaacgttatgtggattttccggtgtagtctgttttgtcatgtgcttttgtgatatcattctggaggaacgttgtctcatttttttaactgcattgcatttgtggtttctaaatgacaaacaATCTGAATATAATAACGTGTTTtgatttactttgtttatctGTGCGTGGCTCATCGGAGGATGCTGTCCTTTCTTTCATAagttgttgtgtgtgttgtttgtgctGCTGTTCTTTACAACCCGGCTTGGAGAAACCTTGTCTAGTTTGTCGGAGTGCATGTGTATtattaaatgacagtaaactcgACTGGAGTTAGCTAGGCCACACCAGCCTCCGAGAAAAACATAGACTGACTGCCCAAACCATGTTCAAACAAAAGAAAGGTGAGGAATCTCAGAGTCTATATCCTCACCTAGACAGCCAGTGCCCAGGCAGGAATCAGGTCTGAACAAAGTTTTCCCGTCTTTGTGACTCCTTTCCTTGACGGCACTCCTTCTAACCGGCATTCAcgctctccctccctccgaaCATTATTCACGACCATCACCCTCGCTCTGTCTCTCTGACATCGAACCGCCATCCCTATGGATGACATTTACTAATAGAAGGTTTACAGGGCTGTATGCTGCTTAAGCTTTGGGAGATTGTGGACTTCTGCGTTTTCCACGAAATAATATCGTGCCTGTCACTTCTGTTCCTCAGAACCATAATACAGCTGCGCAAATGAGATGAGTTTAAACCGATAAACAATAAGTCATGAAAATAAACATTGTGAACTAACTCCTTTGTTCTGCTAAGATTTCACACACCTCTCTGCTACTAGATATAAAGAGATGCATTATACTTGTACCTTAAGAATTCCACGCATGTGGACTCTCCGTGATAGCATGTTAAATAAAAGATTTGCCAACTGAACTTGATTCTTCAACATCTCTGACAATTTGCCTTAGCTAAGCAGGACGCCAACAAAATGGTTTCGAACGAT comes from the Hypanus sabinus isolate sHypSab1 unplaced genomic scaffold, sHypSab1.hap1 scaffold_367, whole genome shotgun sequence genome and includes:
- the LOC132388615 gene encoding gastrula zinc finger protein XlCGF8.2DB-like; this encodes MAYQQVHTGERPFTCSDCGKGFTRSSHLLRHQTVHTRHRPFTCSDCGKGFTRSSHLKVHQLVHTGERPFTCSDCGKGFTQSSNHTGFKRPAVASGK